From Simkaniaceae bacterium, one genomic window encodes:
- the hemW gene encoding radical SAM family heme chaperone HemW: MTGSLGLYFHIPFCKKKCPYCHFFVVAGVERHRARFLSSLKLEWEMRLGEVQDRPIESIYFGGGTPTEIGAHGIAEILHWIRLSCQISPYAEITVETNPDNVTPQLMDQLLLAGVNRLSIGVQSLAQESLHVLGRTHSSNQAREAIHIAHRAGMHNISIDLMYDLPHQTRSSFLQTLAQLASLPITHLSLYNLIIEPHSAFFHKKEAIEHTMPQDEASLELLEDALSALHQAGLERYEISAFAKTGYKAVHNMRYWKGGDFLGFGPSAFSYMNQSRFQNVPHLMRYFNDLDKGAFPISFEETLPYPNNVNELLAIRLRILEGVDPLDLPTLPNSTLEQINRLLDEGLLKKTGNRIALSTQGTLFYDSVATALI, from the coding sequence ATGACTGGTAGTCTCGGCCTTTACTTTCATATCCCTTTCTGCAAAAAAAAATGTCCCTACTGTCATTTTTTTGTCGTTGCCGGTGTCGAAAGACATCGCGCCCGTTTTCTCTCTTCCTTAAAACTCGAATGGGAAATGCGCCTTGGCGAAGTCCAAGATAGGCCCATTGAATCGATCTATTTTGGAGGGGGGACACCAACGGAAATAGGGGCCCATGGCATTGCAGAGATATTGCATTGGATCCGTCTCTCTTGCCAAATCAGCCCCTATGCTGAAATCACCGTTGAAACGAATCCCGATAATGTGACGCCGCAGCTCATGGATCAGCTCCTTTTAGCCGGCGTCAATCGCCTGAGTATCGGAGTACAATCGCTTGCACAAGAGAGCTTGCATGTCTTGGGCAGAACCCATTCTTCCAATCAGGCAAGAGAAGCCATTCATATCGCCCACCGGGCAGGCATGCACAATATCTCAATCGATCTCATGTACGACCTCCCCCATCAAACACGCTCCTCCTTCTTGCAAACGCTCGCTCAACTCGCTTCTTTACCCATAACCCATCTCTCTCTTTACAATCTCATCATCGAACCCCACTCAGCTTTTTTTCATAAAAAAGAGGCGATTGAACATACCATGCCACAAGATGAGGCAAGCCTCGAGCTGTTAGAAGATGCGCTGAGCGCACTGCACCAAGCAGGTCTTGAGCGTTATGAAATTTCCGCCTTTGCCAAAACGGGGTATAAAGCCGTCCATAACATGCGCTATTGGAAAGGGGGGGATTTTTTGGGATTTGGACCATCGGCATTTAGTTATATGAATCAATCCCGCTTTCAAAATGTCCCCCATTTGATGCGCTATTTTAACGATCTTGACAAAGGGGCTTTCCCCATCTCTTTTGAGGAAACGCTCCCTTACCCCAATAATGTCAACGAGCTGTTGGCTATTCGCCTCCGAATCTTAGAGGGCGTTGACCCCCTTGATCTCCCCACATTGCCCAATTCGACTCTAGAACAGATCAATCGCCTCCTTGATGAGGGACTGCTCAAAAAAACCGGAAACCGGATCGCCTTGAGCACTCAAGGCACGCTGTTTTATGATAGTGTTGCTACTGCGCTTATATAG